The following proteins are co-located in the Camelina sativa cultivar DH55 chromosome 12, Cs, whole genome shotgun sequence genome:
- the LOC104733158 gene encoding alpha-aminoadipic semialdehyde synthase-like, which yields MNSSSDEKSKLGNGVVGIQAETVNKWERRTPLTPLHCARLLHGGKDKTGVSRIVVQPSGKRIHHDALYEDMGCEVSDDLSDCGLIVGIKQPEPDMILPERTYAFFSHTHKAQKENMPFLDKILSEGVTLCDYELIVGDHAKRLLAFGKYAGRAGLVDVLHGLGQISLGAQEIFELLPHTFVEPSQLPELFVKDKGICQNRKSTKRVYQVYGCIITSQDMVEHKDPSKSFDKADYYAHPEHYNPFFHKKISPYMSVLVNCIYWEKRFPRLISTKQIQDLTTKGCPLVGICDISCDIGGSTEFLNRATLIDTPFFRFNPSNNSFHDDMDGDGVICMAVEILPTEFAKEASQHFGDILSEFVGSLASMTEIADLPDHLKRACISYKGELTSLYAYIPRMRKSNPEYVLFPLSLHICALSEMIMPLLCKPCFCLCPLLTAKRDKRKYWWILRFPITQNRHTYWWILMKLRFSKIGKQE from the exons ATGAATTCAAGTAGCGATGAGAAGAGTAAGTTGGGCAACGGTGTTGTTGGGATCCAAGCGGAAACCGTGAACAAATGGGAGAGACGAACGCCCTTGACGCCGTTGCACTGCGCTCGCCTTTTACACGGTGGCAAAGACAAGACCGGCGTTTCCCGCATTGTGGTTCAGCCATCTGGTAAGCGTATCCATCACGATGCCTTGTATGAAGATATGGGATGTGAAGTTTCTGATGATTTGTCTGACTGTGGGCTTATAGTCGGAATCAAACAACCTGAG CCAGATATGATTCTTCCTGAGAGAACATATGCTTTCTTTTCCCACACTCACAAGGCACAGAAAGAAAACATGCCTTTCTTGGATAAA ATTCTTTCTGAGGGAGTGACGTTGTGTGATTATGAGCTCATAGTTGGGGATCATGCGAAAAGATTATTGGCATTTGGTAAATATGCAGGCAGAGCTGGTCTTGTTGACGTTTTACACGGACTGGGACAGA TTTCTCTGGGGGCACAAGAAATATTCGAACTTCTCCCTCATACTTTTGTTGAACCAAGCCAGCTTCCTGAACTATTTGTAAAA GACAAAGGAATCTGTCAAAATAGGAAATCAACAAAGCGAGTCTATCAAGTATATGGTTGTATCATTACCAGCCAAGATATGGTTGAACACAAGGATCCATCAAAGTCGTTCGACAAA GCAGACTATTATGCACATCCAGAACACTACAATCCATTTTTCCACAAGAAGATATCCCCTTATATGTCTGTTCTTG TAAACTGTATATACTGGGAGAAGAGATTTCCTCGTCTTATAAGCACCAAACAGATTCAAGATTTAACAACAAAAGGATGTCCACTAGTAGGAATATGCGATATCTCTTGTGATATCGGTGGCTCCACTGAATTTCTTAACAGAGCTACTTTAATCGATACCCCTTTCTTTAG GTTTAATCCCTCGAACAATTCATTCCACGATGAC ATGGATGGTGATGGCGTAATATGCATGGCCGTCGAGATTTTACCAACAGAATTTGCAAAAGAG GCATCCCAGCATTTTGGAGATATTCTTTCTGAATTCGTCGGTAGTTTGGCTTCCATGACTGAAATTGCAGATCTACCAGACCATCTGAAGAGGGCTTGCATAAGCTATAAAGGAGAGTTGACATCTTTGTATGCGTATATTCCACGTATGAGGAAGTCAAATCCAGAGTATGTTCTGTTTCCACTGTCACTTCATATATGTGCATTATCTGAAATGATTATGCCTCTTCTATGTAAACCATGTTTTTGTCTTTGCCCACTTTTAACTGCAAAGAGGGACAAGAGAAAATACTGGTGGATTTTGAGGTTTCCAATCACACAGAACAGACATACATACTGGTGGATTTTGATGAAGTTAAGGTTTAGTAAGATTGGAAAACAAgagtaa
- the LOC104733050 gene encoding receptor-like kinase TMK2, producing MVGCRIMMVWLILFSVAVARFPPDTDHTVEILRSIAQQLGYPEEFVNRHGNDPCEWFGINCLEGTIISITFISMNMTGFISPQFGYLTSLQVLDLSHNLLTGTIPLELTKLNLRNLDLSYNQLHGTVPQFRRDMFLNTEGNPNLETNGALVPSATRNKNKSGIVELLLGIFIGVVIAGGVAFGIFLFRKRKHHILRLQNETVTSVQQSGDEYIEVDNYVIPLSLLREATENFSEQNLIGKGGFGSVYKGKLQNGDVEIAVKRMGQEVLRGKGDEGFRAEVYTLTKVNHRNLVVLHGYCVEGNERLLVYRYMSQGSLNRHLFQWKEEGLKPLEWTTRLAIALDVARGVEYLHTLALQCQSYIHRDLKPANILLGDDMHAKVSDFGLVRATEEGRESIRTKCVGTAGYIAPEYQMNGKVTTKADVFSFGVILMQLVSGQAALDENRSEYDHHISTWFRKVFIENNSIGKAIDETIELNEETCNVIDEVAKLAIHCCAKEPAQRPEMSFVVSTLASLTVHWTPGEIKEEDEDDTSATISGIIKGWKEPSGAVVGDELPGYTVLGCNNIIGHHTVVGVKCQDLKYKSGDECFLCIGDKNEIREFCSIHRSSKPSDKTVIGDNNLVMGSCHIIAHDCEIGDRNIFANNTLLAGHVTVEDYTHTAGATVIHQFCHIGSFAFFGGELEFGKDRMMVELHSQGRSIEDIEACLKKMPIDSQVIEAIKSAKSLGYDLKIVSDANQFFIEKILEQHDLLDCFSEIYTNPTSVGENGNLRILPYHGDALPPHSCNLCPSNLCKGLVMDPHVPSSSSSFESPRMLVYLHGIGIVSKGLSNSLMKLRECDVVMPRTNYPLWKKISDNSSLIKADVKEWSNAEEIQRILLQLVSIKKIQNTIL from the exons ATGGTCGGTTGTAGAATCATGATGGTTTGGTTGATTCTTTTTTCAGTTGCAGTTGCTCGATTTCCACCTGATACTGATCACACAGTCGAGATATTGCGTTCAATTGCTCAGCAGCTCGGATATCCAGAGGAATTTGTAAATAGGCATGGGAACGATCCTTGTGAATGGTTCGGGATCAACTGTCTGGAGGGTACCATTATAAGTATCACCTTCATCTCAATGAATATGACCGGATTCATCTCCCCGCAGTTCGGATATCTTACGTCTCTTCAAGTGCTTGATCTTTCACACAATCTTCTTACCGGCACCATTCCTCTAGAACTCACCAAGTTGAATTTGAGAAATCTGGATCTTTCCTACAACCAACTGCATGGGACAGTGCCACAGTTTAGGAGGGACATGTTTCTCAACACTGAAGGGAATCCAAACCTCGAGACAAACGGGGCTCTTGTTCCTTCTGCAACAAGGAACAAGAACAAATCAGGTATTGTTGAACTCCTGCTTGGTATTTTCATCGGTGTAGTGATTGCTGGAGGAGTAGCTTTCGGAATCTTTCTGTTCAGGAAAAGGAAGCATCACATTCTACGACTTCAGAATGAAACAGTGACAAGTGTGCAGCAATCTGGTGATGAATACATTGAAGTAGATAATTATGTGATTCCCCTTTCGCTTCTCAGGGAGGCTACAGAAAATTTTAGCGAGCAGAACCTGATTGGGAAAGGTGGTTTTGGATCAGTCTACAAAGGGAAACTGCAGAACGGAGATGTTGAGATTGCAGTGAAAAGAATGGGCCAAGAAGTGTTAAGAGGAAAAGGGGATGAAGGGTTTAGAGCCGAGGTGTACACGTTAACCAAGGTAAACCATAGAAATCTCGTAGTTCTGCATGGGTATTGCGTCGAAGGAAACGAGAGATTGTTGGTGTACAGGTACATGTCTCAAGGAAGTTTAAACAGACATCTATTCCAGTGGAAGGAAGAAGGGTTGAAACCCCTTGAGTGGACTACACGGCTTGCTATTGCCTTGGATGTGGCCAGAGGGGTTGAATATCTGCATACTTTGGCTCTTCAATGTCAGAGTTACATACACAGAGATCTAAAACCGGCAAACATTCTTCTGGGAGATGATATGCATGCAAAGGTTTCTGACTTTGGATTGGTTCGGGCTACAGAAGAGGGCAGAGAATCTATCAGGACAAAGTGTGTGGGAACAGCTGGTTACATTGCACCTGAATATCAAA TGAATGGAAAGGTAACTACAAAAGCTGATGTGTTCAGTTTTGGGGTCATTCTCATGCAACTAGTATCAGGGCAGGCAGCTTTAGACGAGAATCGATCTGAATATGATCATCACATCTCCACTTGGTTCAGGAAAGTTTTCATCGAGAACAACTCCATTGGAAAAGCCATTGACGAAACCATCGAGCTCAACGAAGAGACCTGCAACGTCATTGATGAGGTAGCCAAACTGGCTATTCACTGTTGCGCCAAGGAACCCGCACAGAGACCTGAGATGAGTTTTGTTGTCTCTACGCTGGCATCACTCACAGTGCATTGGACACCTGGTGAGAtcaaagaggaagatgaagatgatacaAGTGCAACAATTTCAGGGATCATTAAAGGATGGAAGGAGC CTAGTGGTGCTGTTGTTGGCGATGAACTTCCTGGTTATACAGTCTTAGGATGCAATAACATCATTGGTCACCATACCGTGGTTGGTGTTAAATGTCAAGACTTGAAGTACAAG agtGGGGATGAATGTTTTCTTTGCATTGGTGACAAGAATGAAATTAGGGAGTTCTGCTCAATTCACAGGTCATCAAAGCCCAGTGATAAAACG GTTATTGGTGACAACAACCTAGTCATGGGTTCTTGTCATATTATTGCTCATGATTGCGAGATTGGTGACC GTAACATATTTGCCAACAATACACTTCTTGCAGGCCATGTGACTGTAGAA GACTATACACACACAGCAGGAGCCACGGTCATCCACCAGTTCTGTCATATTGGCTCCTTCGCTTTCTTTGGTGGTG AATTGGAATTTGGAAAGGATAGGATGATGGTGGAGCTGCATTCACAAGGTAGATCGATTGAAGATATTGAAGCTTGTTTGAAGAAAATGCCAATTGATTCTCAGGTTATTGAAGCTATCAAATCAGCTAAATCGTTAGGGTATG atttaaAGATTGTGAGTGATGCTAATCAATTTTTCATTGAGAAGATATTGGAGCAGCATGATTTGTTGGATTGCTTTTCTGAGATTTACACAAATCCAACCTCTGTTGGTGAAAATGGGAACTTGCGGATCTTGCCGTATCATGGTGATGCATTGCCTCCACATAGCTGTAATCTCTGCCCTTCAAACTTATGCAAG GGTCTAGTGATGGATCCCCATGT tccttcttcttcttcttcctt TGAATCTCCAAGGATGCTTGTATACTT ACATGGGATAGGGATCGTGTCAAAAGGCTTATCAAACTCCTTAATGAAGCTGAGAGAGTGCGATGTTGTGATGCCGAGAACGAATTATCCGCTGTGGAAGAAGATTTCAGACAATTCCTCACTGATCAAAGCAGATGTCAAGGAGTGGAGCAATGCAGAGGAAATACAGAGAATCCTTCTGCAACTTGTCAGCATTAAGAAGATTCAAAACACCATCCTTTAA
- the LOC104729944 gene encoding uncharacterized protein LOC104729944 → MDKKDVSAKVGLVAQSSSGPSGGTAGNMVAPGSGGSVHIPRDAFEANSKAYFDNLHAKDKANK, encoded by the coding sequence ATGGACAAGAAGGACGTTAGCGCAAAAGTTGGTTTGGTAGCCCAGAGCAGCAGCGGTCCAAGCGGTGGCACGGCTGGGAATATGGTTGCGCCCGGTTCTGGTGGTTCTGTTCACATCCCTAGAGATGCTTTTGAGGCAAACTCAAAGGCCTATTTTGACAATCTCCATGCCAAGGATAAGGCAAATAAGTGA
- the LOC104729942 gene encoding PRA1 family protein C: MIFRTNYIVIFIVSIFISMLWQPVHLSVFFILIVAWIYVYSRDNEPWVIFGNVIDDSNLVLVLLVLTIGIFLLTDVSRGIMIGVLAGLPVVLVHGMCRNTEMLFVLEDDEEKLTMNTASSSLSSSS, encoded by the coding sequence ATGATCTTTCGAACAAACTACATTGTTATCTTCATTGTTTCTATCTTCATCAGCATGCTCTGGCAACCCGTCCACCTTTCTGTCTTCTTTATCTTGATAGTCGCATGGATATATGTCTACTCCCGGGATAATGAACCATGGGTGATATTTGGCAATGTGATCGATGATTCTAATTTGGTGCTGGTTTTGTTGGTCCTCACGATCGGTATATTTCTATTAACAGATGTATCTCGTGGTATTATGATCGGGGTTTTGGCTGGTTTGCCCGTTGTTCTGGTTCATGGCATGTGTAGGAATACAGAGATGTTGTTCGTcttggaagatgatgaagagaagcTAACGATGAACACAGCATCTTCGtcgctttcttcttcctcttaa